CAAGGAAAGGGGAGGGTCCCAAAAAGAGAGAGTAGTTGGGCCCTTATGTAAAACTTTATGTTAGGGATGTGCTTATCCCACAGAGAGTGCTCTGTGTGATTGGATGTTTCGGTAGTAATTGGTAATCTGGCAACTCAAATTCAGACTGGGCCTGATGAAACAGGAGTacaataaaaactgaaaaaacaaAGAACCAGCAATATAAGGGAACAGCTAGGGAAGAAGAATTGAACTTTCAGAAGCAGATGGATCATTAATGCCCAGGATACCAATGTAACTAATCCACTCAGTTAAAACCCCTGAACTGTCTGACTAGCAAAATTATTAACTAACTGAAGTCATTATAAGATAACACGAATTAGGCAGCATGACTTTATGTCTGGCGAATAATCATTGCTATTTACCAGAAATCAAAATAACCTCCCAAACTGTCAAGAAAGGAGAAAGGGAAAgcatttctgggaaaatggaTTTTTCCCTGCATGGTCCTAGTGAAAGACTGAAGAAAGAGACCAAAAAAAGCGGAACTTTCAAGCATCATTTAGAAGATCGAACATGACCGAAATAACCTAGACCAAAATGTAATGGCAAAAAGAcccaaatattaatattaaaaaaaatgagggtTTGCTTACTTTAGGAGATGGGTGACCGAGCTTTGCGTTAAAGCCCATCTGGGCCTCAAGGTCGCCGTGGCTACGGCCACCGGACGGAGAGAGAGCTGTCGAGGTGGGTCTGAGAAATCTCTCAAAGATGGCCATGACCAAGAACATGGAGATGAGAATGGCAGTAGCAACGAAGCCAAACGATACGGCATTGACGGAGTTGTCGAAGTGCCTCCAGTGCTCCTCTCTCTGCACGTTGTTTAAAGGAGACCCTATTGGTGCCCATGCATACCCTTCTTCCaccatttttcttacttctttttctctttttttggtttttgcttCTCAACTCCCAACTCTAGCAGTGTTTCCCCATGTTTACGTGGTTCTTCGGCCTTGGTAGTGCAGTTTCAGAGCAAGAGCGAGGGGTTTGGACTGTAGTGAAAGTTGCGACGGTACTTCGGGCTTTACACCATTACCAAGGCTTTTGTTGTTGCAGTGCTTAAAAAAACTTGTGATTTAGGCCTCCAAAAAGAGGACCGatgctcagagagagagagagagagagatgggggctTTGGACATTGGACAGCTCTTTAACTAAATGGGGGAAGAggggatttttctttttttcattttattttggcCAGTAGACTAG
This sequence is a window from Carya illinoinensis cultivar Pawnee chromosome 9, C.illinoinensisPawnee_v1, whole genome shotgun sequence. Protein-coding genes within it:
- the LOC122275503 gene encoding uncharacterized protein LOC122275503 yields the protein MVEEGYAWAPIGSPLNNVQREEHWRHFDNSVNAVSFGFVATAILISMFLVMAIFERFLRPTSTALSPSGGRSHGDLEAQMGFNAKLGHPSPKMTVYASGVSVLMPGDDIPTFIAHPAPMPCPPERISWPHHQQISIPSLNSNSNLSTNSSSPGEN